From the Sphingobium sp. MI1205 genome, one window contains:
- a CDS encoding glutathione binding-like protein yields the protein MIDLYYWPTPNGHKVTMFLEEAGLEYRIHPVDISAGDQFKPEFLAFSPNNRMPAIIDMQPVDGGEPVTVFESGAILVYLAEKTGRFMPTDLRERKAVLEWLFWQVGGLGPMAGQNHHFGIYAPEKIPYAITRYVNETNRLYGVLDRRLAVQEYLAGETYSIADMATYPWVVPWKRQQQELDEFPSLRRWFDAIRNRPATIRAYARGEPFASRPAVTEEGKKLLFGQTAAGPQAR from the coding sequence ATGATCGACCTCTACTATTGGCCCACGCCCAATGGCCACAAGGTCACGATGTTTCTGGAGGAGGCTGGCCTCGAATACCGCATTCATCCTGTCGACATCAGTGCGGGCGACCAGTTCAAGCCTGAGTTCCTCGCGTTCTCGCCGAACAACCGGATGCCTGCGATCATCGACATGCAGCCGGTCGACGGCGGGGAGCCCGTGACCGTCTTTGAATCGGGCGCCATCCTGGTCTATCTTGCGGAGAAAACGGGTCGCTTCATGCCGACCGACCTGCGTGAGCGCAAGGCGGTGCTGGAATGGCTCTTCTGGCAGGTCGGTGGACTCGGCCCCATGGCCGGTCAGAACCATCACTTTGGCATCTATGCGCCCGAGAAGATCCCCTATGCCATCACGCGCTACGTCAACGAGACCAATCGCCTGTACGGTGTGCTCGACCGACGCCTGGCCGTGCAGGAATATCTCGCAGGTGAAACCTATTCGATCGCGGACATGGCGACCTACCCCTGGGTGGTGCCGTGGAAGCGCCAGCAGCAGGAACTCGACGAGTTCCCCAGTCTGCGGCGGTGGTTTGATGCGATTCGCAATCGTCCCGCGACGATCAGGGCCTATGCGCGCGGCGAGCCTTTCGCATCGCGTCCTGCGGTGACGGAGGAGGGCAAGAAGCTTCTGTTCGGTCAAACTGCCGCAGGCCCGCAGGCGCGCTGA
- a CDS encoding AlbA family DNA-binding domain-containing protein gives MTIEPWADAQLSEDIPRLAQGGESETVEFKRELPKQVRDLAKEIAAFASSSGGRLLLGVADDGSIPGVENAHDPAVRDDLGRRIVGVCQIIDPPVRPQIGWTSANGLGVLVITVEKGSEPLYYVDSRAYIRHGTVSRPATASEVRAALTASMPGEAAEGPKNHPELSALADVLANVRRWSDTDSEMRSLKPWIEDWSADAEVYASKLRDLSVSDWAIESHVNERLEATAEKLDEVAQFRHYLGEGENFNDVCNSAGFAAAELMRDLVDPIEVSDETQRKVLEAIAKLARKLTQMWDRANKEIFDGRVEKAQQETYGIGQQIATWTYFRLSVVPESTLADLRRIGLSLLQLVSMRVYMDGGASLQRIVDDAQTLVKELNANVESFLQFDR, from the coding sequence ATGACCATCGAACCGTGGGCGGACGCCCAGCTATCTGAAGATATTCCTCGGCTTGCTCAGGGCGGTGAGAGCGAGACTGTGGAATTCAAGCGAGAGCTGCCAAAGCAGGTGCGGGATCTTGCCAAGGAAATCGCGGCTTTCGCTTCCAGCAGCGGGGGCCGACTCCTTCTTGGAGTGGCAGACGACGGCTCGATTCCAGGAGTCGAAAATGCACATGACCCAGCGGTTCGAGATGATCTCGGCAGAAGGATCGTGGGCGTTTGCCAGATCATCGATCCCCCCGTCCGCCCGCAGATCGGCTGGACATCGGCAAATGGGCTCGGCGTTCTCGTCATCACTGTCGAGAAGGGTTCAGAGCCTCTGTACTACGTGGATTCGCGCGCGTACATCCGGCACGGCACGGTCTCCCGACCGGCGACGGCCTCAGAGGTTCGCGCTGCCTTGACAGCTTCCATGCCCGGGGAGGCCGCAGAAGGACCCAAGAATCATCCGGAGCTGTCTGCGCTGGCCGACGTGCTCGCCAACGTGCGACGCTGGAGCGATACGGACTCCGAGATGCGAAGCCTGAAACCCTGGATTGAAGATTGGTCGGCAGATGCGGAGGTCTATGCGTCAAAGCTGCGCGACCTGTCCGTCTCCGACTGGGCCATTGAGAGCCACGTCAATGAACGGTTGGAAGCCACAGCTGAGAAGCTCGATGAAGTCGCACAGTTCCGGCACTACCTCGGCGAAGGGGAAAACTTCAACGACGTGTGCAACTCCGCAGGCTTCGCTGCTGCGGAGTTGATGCGCGATCTGGTCGATCCTATCGAGGTCAGCGATGAGACACAGCGAAAAGTCCTGGAGGCGATTGCCAAACTTGCCCGCAAGTTGACCCAAATGTGGGACCGTGCCAACAAAGAGATCTTCGATGGGCGTGTCGAGAAAGCCCAGCAGGAAACCTATGGCATCGGCCAGCAAATCGCCACTTGGACCTATTTCAGGCTGTCTGTTGTGCCGGAAAGCACGCTGGCCGATCTGCGCCGAATCGGTCTTAGCCTGCTCCAACTGGTGTCCATGAGGGTCTACATGGATGGCGGCGCTTCACTACAGCGCATCGTCGATGATGCTCAGACTCTTGTGAAAGAGCTGAATGCGAACGTCGAGAGTTTCCTGCAGTTCGATCGCTGA
- a CDS encoding IS6-like element IS6100 family transposase: protein MTDFKWRHFQGDVILWAVRWYCRYPISYRDLEEMLAERGISVDHTTIYRWVQCYAPEMEKRLRWFWRRGFDPSWRLDETYVKVRGKWTYLYRAVDKRGDTIDFYLSPTRSAKAAKRFLGKALRGLKHWEKPATLNTDKAPSYGAAITELKREGKLDRETAHRQVKYLNNVIEADHGKLKILIKPVRGFKSIPTAYATIKGFEVMRALRKGQARPWCLQPGIRGEVRLVERAFGIGPSALTEAMGMLNHHFAAAA, encoded by the coding sequence ATGACGGATTTCAAGTGGCGCCATTTCCAGGGTGATGTGATCCTGTGGGCGGTGCGCTGGTATTGTCGCTATCCGATCAGCTATCGCGACCTTGAGGAAATGCTGGCGGAACGCGGCATTTCGGTCGACCATACGACGATCTATCGCTGGGTCCAGTGCTACGCCCCGGAGATGGAGAAGCGGCTGCGCTGGTTCTGGCGGCGTGGCTTTGATCCGAGCTGGCGCCTGGATGAAACCTACGTCAAGGTGCGGGGCAAGTGGACCTACCTGTACCGGGCAGTCGACAAGCGGGGCGACACGATCGATTTCTACCTGTCGCCGACCCGCAGCGCCAAGGCAGCGAAGCGGTTCCTGGGCAAGGCCCTGCGAGGCCTGAAGCACTGGGAAAAGCCTGCCACGCTCAATACCGACAAAGCGCCGAGCTATGGTGCAGCGATCACCGAATTGAAGCGCGAAGGAAAGCTGGACCGGGAGACGGCCCACCGGCAGGTGAAGTATCTCAATAACGTGATCGAGGCCGATCACGGAAAGCTCAAGATACTGATCAAGCCGGTGCGCGGTTTCAAATCGATCCCCACGGCCTATGCCACGATCAAGGGATTCGAAGTCATGCGAGCCCTGCGCAAAGGACAGGCTCGCCCCTGGTGCCTGCAGCCCGGCATCAGGGGCGAGGTGCGCCTTGTGGAGAGAGCTTTTGGCATTGGGCCCTCGGCGCTGACGGAGGCCATGGGCATGCTCAACCACCATTTCGCAGCAGCCGCCTGA
- a CDS encoding PepSY domain-containing protein yields MQEVEWNMASKRTLTVVAGVGAAALAIAGVAIAQNHEANENRIIGKHSERDIPLAQVPEAAMNAARAQLASISKAEQVTRKADGSTLYEIKGKNSDGKTIELFVTPEGQVLGRGLCCKNREA; encoded by the coding sequence ATGCAGGAAGTGGAATGGAACATGGCTAGCAAACGAACTCTCACTGTTGTCGCAGGCGTGGGCGCGGCCGCGCTGGCGATCGCGGGCGTGGCGATCGCGCAAAACCACGAGGCGAACGAAAACCGGATAATCGGCAAGCACAGCGAACGAGACATCCCGCTTGCTCAGGTGCCCGAGGCCGCGATGAACGCGGCACGCGCGCAACTCGCGTCAATAAGCAAAGCGGAGCAAGTCACCCGAAAGGCGGACGGAAGCACGCTCTATGAAATCAAGGGCAAGAACAGCGACGGAAAGACGATCGAACTGTTCGTCACGCCCGAAGGCCAGGTGCTCGGCCGCGGGCTCTGTTGCAAAAATCGTGAAGCTTGA
- a CDS encoding DUF1259 domain-containing protein: protein MLKKTIALGFASLLLASPAWAAPDWSAVDRAIGRAGAEQPGGVHRYSFPRSDLSVTLDGVTIKPSLALGSWAAFQPMGDEAMVMGDLVLTHDEVNPVLSRLLASGFTITALHNHLLRSSPATMYMHIAGHGDPVKLAAALRQALSASRTPLAAPQSPSASAAASRLDLDVAALNRLMGGEGKTAGGILQYSFPRAERLMDGDMETPPTMGTATAINFQPTGDGRAAITGDFVLVANEVDPVLRVLRTNGIEVTALHNHMLNDEPRLFFMHFWANDDAAKLARGLRAALDRMNNQRS from the coding sequence ATGCTGAAAAAGACCATCGCCTTGGGATTCGCCAGCCTCCTGCTGGCAAGCCCGGCATGGGCAGCGCCGGACTGGTCGGCTGTCGACCGGGCGATAGGACGAGCGGGGGCCGAACAGCCGGGGGGCGTTCACCGCTACAGCTTCCCGCGTTCGGACCTGAGCGTCACGCTGGATGGGGTGACGATCAAGCCCTCCCTCGCGCTCGGCTCTTGGGCGGCGTTTCAGCCGATGGGCGACGAGGCGATGGTGATGGGCGATCTCGTGCTGACTCACGACGAGGTGAACCCCGTTTTGAGCCGCCTGCTCGCAAGCGGTTTTACGATCACCGCGCTCCACAATCACCTGCTCCGCTCTTCGCCTGCGACCATGTACATGCACATTGCCGGCCACGGCGACCCGGTGAAGCTCGCGGCCGCGCTCCGGCAAGCGCTATCAGCCAGTCGGACCCCGCTCGCCGCGCCGCAATCGCCTTCGGCCAGCGCAGCCGCATCGCGGCTCGACCTCGATGTGGCCGCGCTCAACCGGTTGATGGGCGGTGAGGGCAAGACGGCCGGTGGCATCCTCCAATACAGCTTTCCGCGCGCCGAGCGGCTGATGGACGGCGATATGGAGACTCCGCCGACGATGGGCACGGCGACCGCGATCAACTTTCAGCCAACCGGGGACGGCCGAGCCGCCATCACCGGCGATTTCGTACTTGTCGCAAACGAGGTCGATCCGGTCCTGCGCGTGCTGCGGACGAACGGGATCGAGGTCACGGCGCTGCATAATCATATGCTAAACGACGAGCCGCGGCTGTTCTTCATGCACTTCTGGGCCAACGACGACGCAGCCAAGCTCGCCCGTGGGCTGCGCGCGGCGCTCGACAGGATGAACAATCAGAGGAGTTGA
- a CDS encoding chromate resistance protein ChrB domain-containing protein, producing the protein MTNTQASPWLLLIPQLPAKPAYLRVKVWRRLQAIGAAPLKNAVHALPNREDTRALFEELHREITENGGEALILEARLVGGMGDAELRGVFDAARDADYEELAREARALCEGEYVAAADVGRLRKRLNEVAAIDFFGAHGRQAAQAAITEADRRSHQHPDVSGPGAPELTPAELKRRVWVTRRHVHVDRIASAWLIRRFIDPEASFKFVEGKGYVPEPDELRFDMADAEFTHEGDRCSFETLVFLTGLETDPALRALGEIVHDLDIADARFERPETPGVSALIAGICAGTDDDEERIARGSTALDGFYAHFTRRKED; encoded by the coding sequence ATGACAAACACACAAGCTTCCCCTTGGTTGCTCCTGATCCCGCAGCTTCCGGCTAAGCCTGCCTATTTGCGGGTGAAGGTCTGGCGGCGTTTGCAGGCGATCGGGGCCGCGCCGCTCAAGAACGCCGTCCATGCGCTCCCCAATCGCGAGGACACGCGCGCGCTGTTCGAAGAACTGCATCGCGAGATCACCGAAAATGGCGGCGAGGCGCTGATCCTCGAAGCGCGCCTTGTCGGCGGCATGGGCGATGCGGAGCTGCGCGGAGTGTTCGACGCTGCGCGTGACGCCGACTATGAGGAGTTGGCACGCGAGGCGCGCGCGCTGTGTGAGGGCGAGTATGTCGCGGCGGCGGATGTGGGCCGCCTGCGCAAACGCCTGAACGAGGTCGCCGCGATCGACTTTTTCGGTGCGCATGGTCGGCAGGCGGCACAGGCCGCCATCACCGAGGCGGACCGCCGCTCTCACCAACATCCCGATGTGAGCGGCCCCGGTGCGCCCGAGCTGACCCCGGCGGAGCTAAAGCGCCGCGTTTGGGTGACGCGCCGCCATGTCCATGTCGATCGCATCGCGTCCGCCTGGCTCATTCGCCGCTTCATCGACCCCGAGGCGAGCTTCAAGTTCGTCGAGGGCAAAGGATATGTGCCGGAGCCTGACGAACTGAGGTTCGACATGGCGGACGCTGAGTTCACCCACGAAGGCGACCGCTGCTCCTTCGAGACCTTGGTGTTCCTCACCGGTCTCGAGACCGACCCCGCGCTGCGGGCGCTCGGCGAAATTGTTCACGACCTTGATATTGCCGATGCTCGGTTCGAGCGCCCGGAAACTCCGGGAGTGAGCGCGCTTATCGCCGGCATCTGTGCCGGCACCGACGACGACGAGGAGCGGATCGCGCGCGGATCGACCGCGCTCGACGGATTCTATGCTCACTTCACCCGGCGAAAAGAGGACTAA
- the chrA gene encoding chromate efflux transporter encodes MEASARAEIAVETLHEHGISFGEAVRVWIRVALLSFGGPAGQIAVMHRILVEEKRWIGEERFLHALNYCMLLPGPEAQQLAVYIGWLLHKTKGGLVAGALFVLPGFLAILGLSYVYVLLGEVALVEGLFFGLKAAVLAVVLQAVVRVGSRALKNNVMRGFAALAFVAIFVLDVPFPLIVLAAALIGFFGGRAGYAAFKGGGGHGPAGAEIIHDRDTALGEGLPDHARPNLSWSLRISGVLLLLWLGPVAALLFAFGPDDVFSRIATFFSQMAVVTFGGAYAVLAYVAQEAVETYGWLQPGEMLDGLGMAETTPGPLIMVTQFVGFLAAFREATGLPPLVAATFGAILTTWVTFLPCFLWIFAGAPFIERLRGNRALSAALSAITAAVVGVILNLAVWFGIHTLFEQVREVPFAAGTIDLPVLTSVNWPALALAVGAILAMFRFKAGMLPVLGVCSVLGAAYVMII; translated from the coding sequence ATGGAGGCCAGCGCACGCGCTGAAATCGCAGTCGAGACGCTGCACGAGCACGGCATCAGCTTTGGCGAGGCGGTGCGCGTCTGGATCAGGGTCGCGCTGCTCAGCTTCGGCGGACCGGCGGGCCAGATAGCGGTGATGCATCGCATCCTGGTCGAGGAGAAGCGCTGGATCGGCGAGGAGCGGTTCCTCCACGCGCTCAACTATTGCATGCTGCTGCCCGGCCCTGAAGCGCAACAGCTAGCTGTCTATATTGGCTGGTTGCTCCATAAGACCAAGGGCGGCCTGGTCGCGGGCGCGCTATTCGTGCTGCCCGGCTTCCTCGCGATTTTAGGGCTCAGCTATGTCTATGTGCTGCTCGGCGAAGTGGCGCTGGTCGAGGGATTGTTCTTCGGATTGAAGGCCGCCGTGCTGGCGGTGGTGCTACAGGCGGTGGTCCGGGTGGGTTCGCGTGCCTTGAAGAACAACGTCATGCGCGGTTTTGCCGCGCTGGCGTTCGTCGCGATCTTCGTGCTCGACGTGCCCTTCCCGCTGATCGTGCTTGCCGCCGCGCTGATCGGCTTCTTCGGTGGCCGCGCTGGTTACGCCGCATTCAAGGGCGGCGGCGGACATGGTCCCGCCGGCGCTGAGATAATCCACGACCGCGACACCGCTCTTGGCGAGGGCCTTCCCGACCATGCCCGGCCGAACCTCTCTTGGTCGCTGCGCATCTCCGGCGTCCTGCTGCTGCTCTGGCTCGGGCCGGTCGCAGCGCTGCTGTTCGCGTTCGGCCCCGACGACGTGTTCAGCCGCATCGCCACCTTCTTCAGCCAGATGGCGGTGGTGACCTTCGGCGGCGCCTATGCGGTGCTCGCCTATGTCGCGCAGGAGGCAGTCGAGACCTATGGCTGGCTCCAGCCCGGCGAGATGCTCGACGGGCTCGGCATGGCCGAGACCACGCCCGGGCCGCTGATCATGGTGACGCAGTTCGTCGGCTTCCTCGCGGCCTTCCGCGAAGCGACCGGGCTGCCGCCGCTCGTCGCCGCGACCTTCGGCGCAATCCTCACCACCTGGGTTACCTTCCTGCCATGCTTCCTGTGGATCTTCGCCGGCGCGCCATTCATCGAGCGGCTGCGCGGCAACCGCGCATTGTCGGCCGCGCTTTCGGCGATCACCGCCGCAGTGGTCGGCGTGATCCTCAATCTGGCGGTCTGGTTTGGTATCCACACTCTGTTCGAGCAAGTCCGCGAAGTGCCGTTCGCAGCCGGCACCATCGATCTCCCAGTCCTAACGTCCGTCAACTGGCCGGCGCTGGCGCTCGCGGTGGGTGCGATACTCGCCATGTTCCGGTTCAAGGCCGGCATGCTGCCGGTGCTCGGCGTCTGCTCGGTCCTCGGGGCCGCATATGTAATGATCATCTGA
- a CDS encoding superoxide dismutase, translating to MTINEASAQTPAAAPAAVPAFAGNHQVKPLRFNPARLHGLSERLITSHHENNYAGSVKALNMIETRLAAALADTDLPPVVYGGLKREELHRTGSVVLHEVYFDGLGGNGQAAGSIRDALGAAFGSFDRWEADFRRTGMSLAGGSGWCVLVYNLHTRSLHNHWAWDHMHGAIAGVPLLALDMYEHSFHMDYGTAAAKYVDAFFRNIDWEVVDRRYAAALRGGG from the coding sequence ATGACTATCAACGAAGCCTCTGCGCAGACGCCGGCCGCAGCGCCGGCGGCTGTCCCCGCCTTTGCCGGAAATCATCAGGTCAAGCCGCTCAGGTTCAATCCCGCCAGGCTTCACGGCCTCTCCGAAAGGCTGATCACATCGCACCACGAGAACAATTATGCGGGCTCGGTCAAGGCCCTGAATATGATCGAGACACGACTTGCCGCCGCGCTCGCTGACACGGACCTGCCGCCGGTGGTCTATGGCGGATTGAAGCGCGAGGAGCTGCACCGCACCGGCTCGGTCGTGCTCCATGAGGTCTATTTCGACGGGCTCGGCGGCAACGGCCAGGCAGCCGGTTCCATCCGCGACGCGCTGGGCGCGGCGTTCGGCTCGTTCGACCGCTGGGAAGCCGACTTCCGCCGTACCGGGATGAGCCTTGCCGGCGGATCGGGCTGGTGCGTGCTCGTCTACAATCTCCACACGCGCTCGCTGCACAACCATTGGGCGTGGGATCATATGCACGGTGCGATTGCCGGCGTGCCGCTGCTCGCGCTCGATATGTACGAGCACAGTTTCCACATGGATTACGGCACCGCCGCCGCCAAATATGTCGACGCCTTCTTCCGCAACATCGACTGGGAAGTGGTCGACCGGCGCTATGCCGCGGCTTTGCGCGGCGGCGGCTGA
- a CDS encoding Cj0069 family protein → MTSGPNIALLWRGQAAEWTHRFHEARQWPIMQALRALGATARPVLYRDEAVREIRDELLSCDAVLVWVNPLDISGDRSQLDPMLREVAGCGVVVSAHPDVIAKIGVKEVLYTTRSMEWGSDVDRYVDAEGLRARFPEHLAAGPRVLKPNYGNGGRNVWRVQLDEAGNAPALKTSVKVQEARQGSKSERISLAECLERWVPFLNDGGVLIDQAYQPQSSEGMVRCYVCGHRVVGFGHNLITALMTPTAIDTTSSTPQPMGRAMFGPEVTRFAALRKAMEDRWIPEMQRLLSIVDHDLPLLWDADFLFRPGEAISDGSYALCEINASSVAPFPPSAVQPVAAAAIGRALAIRLTKETSNPH, encoded by the coding sequence ATGACATCCGGCCCGAACATCGCTCTTCTTTGGCGTGGGCAAGCAGCCGAGTGGACGCATCGCTTTCATGAAGCCCGGCAGTGGCCGATAATGCAGGCCTTGCGGGCGCTCGGGGCGACCGCAAGGCCTGTACTGTACAGGGACGAGGCGGTTCGCGAGATTCGGGACGAGCTGCTGTCGTGCGACGCAGTGCTGGTCTGGGTGAATCCGTTGGACATTTCAGGCGACCGCTCGCAGCTCGATCCAATGCTGCGCGAAGTCGCGGGGTGCGGCGTTGTCGTCAGCGCGCATCCTGACGTGATCGCCAAAATCGGCGTCAAGGAAGTGCTCTACACAACGCGATCCATGGAATGGGGCAGCGATGTCGATCGATACGTGGACGCTGAAGGCCTTCGCGCTCGTTTCCCCGAACATCTTGCCGCAGGCCCGCGCGTGCTGAAGCCGAACTACGGCAACGGCGGCAGGAATGTATGGCGTGTCCAACTAGACGAAGCGGGAAACGCTCCGGCTTTGAAAACGTCGGTGAAAGTTCAAGAGGCCCGCCAAGGAAGCAAATCGGAGCGCATCAGCCTAGCCGAGTGCTTGGAAAGGTGGGTGCCGTTTCTAAACGACGGCGGCGTGCTGATCGATCAGGCTTATCAGCCGCAGTCGTCCGAGGGCATGGTCCGCTGCTACGTGTGCGGGCACCGAGTGGTTGGCTTTGGGCACAACCTGATCACTGCGCTGATGACGCCAACGGCCATTGATACAACGTCGTCAACCCCACAGCCGATGGGCCGCGCCATGTTCGGACCGGAGGTGACGCGCTTCGCAGCCTTACGGAAAGCGATGGAGGATCGCTGGATTCCAGAGATGCAAAGGTTGCTGTCGATCGTCGACCACGATCTTCCGCTTCTTTGGGACGCCGACTTCCTATTTCGCCCTGGTGAAGCCATCAGCGATGGCTCCTATGCGCTTTGCGAGATCAATGCTAGTTCGGTTGCACCATTTCCGCCAAGCGCCGTCCAGCCAGTCGCCGCAGCGGCAATCGGTCGCGCTCTTGCCATTCGTTTGACGAAGGAGACCTCCAATCCTCATTGA
- a CDS encoding recombinase family protein has translation MKGQRIGYVRVSTFDQNVDRQLDGQSLDRIFTDKASGKDINRPELDAMLAFAREGDTVVVHSMDRLARNLDDLRKLVQSLTKRGVRIEFVKESLAFSGEDSPMANLMLSVMGAFAEFERALIRERQREGIAVARQRGAYRGRKRSLSDEMVAELHRRVDDGERKAVIARDLGISRETLYQYLRAAT, from the coding sequence ATGAAAGGCCAGAGGATCGGTTACGTCCGGGTGAGCACATTCGATCAGAATGTCGATCGCCAGTTGGACGGGCAGTCGCTCGACCGGATTTTCACCGACAAGGCATCGGGCAAGGACATCAACCGCCCCGAACTCGATGCCATGCTCGCCTTCGCCCGCGAGGGTGACACCGTCGTGGTCCACAGCATGGATCGATTGGCGCGTAATCTCGACGATCTGCGCAAACTGGTTCAGTCCCTCACCAAAAGAGGCGTCCGGATCGAGTTCGTGAAGGAAAGCCTGGCCTTCTCGGGCGAGGATTCCCCGATGGCCAACCTGATGCTCTCGGTCATGGGTGCGTTCGCCGAATTCGAGCGCGCCCTGATCCGGGAGCGGCAGCGCGAAGGCATTGCGGTCGCCAGACAACGCGGTGCTTATCGCGGGCGGAAACGTTCCCTCTCCGACGAAATGGTCGCCGAGCTGCACCGCCGTGTTGATGACGGCGAGCGCAAGGCCGTCATCGCCCGTGACCTGGGGATCAGTCGCGAAACCCTCTACCAGTATCTCCGCGCTGCCACCTGA
- a CDS encoding MerR family transcriptional regulator produces the protein MEQQVGILRAQLARKTGCNLETIRYYEKVGLLPGPPRSSNGYRVYSPELVQRLQFILRARDLGYAMDEIRSLLSLTDTGAQTCAEVMARTELHLEDVRRRIADLQKIEVTLATTLARCTGDDVAECPILEALQFLPHQGN, from the coding sequence ATGGAGCAACAGGTCGGCATCTTGCGTGCCCAGCTTGCCCGGAAAACAGGCTGCAATCTCGAAACCATCCGCTATTACGAGAAGGTGGGATTGCTGCCGGGGCCGCCTCGCAGTTCCAACGGCTACCGCGTCTATTCGCCGGAACTGGTGCAAAGGTTGCAGTTCATCCTGCGCGCGCGCGACCTTGGCTATGCAATGGATGAGATACGGTCATTGTTGTCGCTCACCGATACCGGTGCACAAACCTGCGCGGAGGTTATGGCGAGAACCGAACTCCACCTTGAAGATGTCCGCCGCCGCATTGCAGATTTGCAGAAGATAGAGGTGACGCTGGCGACCACGTTAGCCAGATGCACTGGAGATGACGTTGCCGAATGTCCCATCCTGGAAGCACTCCAGTTTTTACCCCATCAAGGCAATTGA
- a CDS encoding mercuric transporter MerT family protein codes for MVSTPEAGQPALTENHEPKQANWVAAGALIGAGLASACCVVPLLLVMLGISGAWIANLTALEPYKPYVAGVTLALLGYGFWHVYFKPKPPCEDGSYCARPQSAWTTKAVLWLGLAVAILALTIDWWAPWFY; via the coding sequence ATGGTCTCAACGCCGGAAGCGGGACAGCCAGCCCTCACCGAAAACCACGAGCCGAAGCAGGCAAACTGGGTTGCGGCGGGCGCATTGATCGGCGCGGGGCTCGCCTCGGCTTGCTGCGTCGTCCCGCTACTGTTGGTTATGCTCGGAATTTCCGGCGCGTGGATCGCCAACCTGACGGCGCTCGAACCTTACAAGCCCTATGTCGCAGGCGTAACGCTCGCGCTGCTCGGCTACGGCTTCTGGCATGTCTATTTCAAGCCGAAACCGCCCTGTGAAGACGGTTCCTACTGCGCTCGTCCACAATCGGCTTGGACCACCAAGGCGGTGCTGTGGCTGGGCCTTGCCGTCGCCATCCTGGCGCTCACCATCGACTGGTGGGCACCCTGGTTCTATTGA
- a CDS encoding heavy-metal-associated domain-containing protein, with protein sequence MKKTVCIAMAVLAMAGGGVAYAVSGTAQDRPAATATAQKQTTFAIENMTCATCPITVKKAMEGVAGVTAVTVDFAAKTARATYNPRRTNAAAIAAASTNAGYPARAIQN encoded by the coding sequence ATGAAAAAGACAGTATGTATCGCTATGGCCGTGCTGGCTATGGCTGGCGGCGGGGTCGCCTATGCAGTTAGTGGCACGGCGCAAGATCGCCCCGCGGCTACCGCAACCGCTCAGAAGCAAACCACCTTTGCCATAGAGAACATGACCTGCGCCACCTGCCCGATCACCGTGAAGAAGGCGATGGAAGGCGTCGCCGGGGTAACGGCGGTCACGGTCGATTTCGCAGCCAAGACCGCGCGCGCAACCTATAACCCGCGCCGCACCAATGCTGCTGCGATTGCCGCTGCATCAACCAACGCGGGTTATCCGGCGCGCGCTATTCAAAACTGA